In Spirochaeta thermophila DSM 6578, the DNA window TCGGGCTGGCGGGATTTGAACCCGCGGCCTCTTGGTCCCGAACCAAGCGCGCTAGCCCCTGCGCTACAGCCCGATGAAAAAAAGCCCCTTTCGGGGCTTCGGGAGCGACGGGACTTGAACCCGCGACCTCCGGATTGACAGCCCGGCGTTCTAACCAAACTGAACTACGCCCCCACGTGACGCGTGGACTATACACAAAAAGCCGCACTCTGTCAAGCAGACCTTGAAGAGACAAGTGGAGAACGCCCGCCAGTTCCTCTCTCTCCACATCCCATCATAAGTCATTTCCCTTGCTACACACATCATTCTGCACTAAAATACCCTCGGTATAGTGGGCAATTGTGAATATAACAAGTGGAGGACGACCGCAAGTTGCACGGAGTGCAGAGGGCTTTGGGGTTTACTGGATGACCGAAGGGGGAGGTCGGAATGCCCAAGATGAATCAGCAAGAGAGCGACACTCTGGAATTCAAGCGCCAGTGGACCGACAGGTTGAATGAGCGCCAGATCCAGGCGGTGCTGTATGTGAAGGAACACGGGAAGATTACCAACCGAGAGTTCAGGGCACTTACGAGGATCTCCGATGAAGGGGGAAGGCGTGATCTCAATCGCTTGGTTGAGTTGGGTATCCTGGAACCTCATGGCAAGGGGAGGAGCACTTACTATGCCCTGCGGAGGGTTGGCGATTAGTTGGTGTTTAATTGGCTATTTTGGCGATTATTTGGCAATTGAGGGGAGACGCGAATGAATAGGCCGAGCGAGCAGACTTTAGTGCGTGCGCCCACTTCCCCGCCGGCTCCCCTGACCGAACTCGCCCCTCTGCCCAAGAAGTGACGGATGGTAAGGTTGGGGGAGGTGGAACTTTGTCGAAGCGGATCGGACACTCTGGCGGTCGGAAAGGAGGAAGTATGAGGCTCAAGATAGATATACCCGAAGCCGAAATCGCGGCGTTTTGTCGTCGGTATCGGGTGCGACGACTTTCGCTTTTCGGATCCGTGGTGCGTGGGAATTTCGGTCCGGAGAGTGATGTCGATGTGCTGGTAGAGTTTGAACCCGAGGCACGGATGGGATTCTTGACCCTGAGCCGCATGGCACGGGAACTTTCCGCCATCCTGGGCCGTCCGGTGGACCTGGTACCGAGAAGCGGTCTCAAACCGGCAATCCGGGACGCCATCCTCAGAGAGGAGCAGGTGATCTATGCGTCCTGAGCGGCTATATCTAATCGACATCGTTGAGGCAGCCGATGCCATCGCCCGCTTTCTGGCCGACGTGGACGAGGAAACGTCCATGCAGGACGAGCTGCGGCAAAGGGCCGTGCTGCAAAAGGTGGTCGTCATCGGCGAAGCGGCGGCCCGGTTGCCTGCCGAATTCAAGAGCCGGCATCCGGAGATCCCGTGGCCTGACATTGTGGCTTTTCGCAATATCGCGGTCCACGAATATTTCGCGGTTGACTGGCGGATCGTCTGGATAACGGCCACGCAGGAAGTGCCCGAATTGCGTCGCCGGATTCTTTTCCTGCTGGAGAAAATCGGCGATGATTGAGGAGAAAAGCGAGTTGCCCGCCGGCTACCACATGACCGAACTCGGCCCCCTGCCCGAAGAGTGGCGGGTGGTGCGGTTGGGGGAGGTGGCGCATTCTACCTTAAGTGGTGTGCATGAGAGCCCCTCAACTCTTTCCCCGGCGTTGTGCCACACGCAAAGCTACGGGCTCCGAAAACCTCTGCAATTGACAGCCCCAGGTACTCGTGGTATCGTGAGAACGCTTTCAATAATCTGACCAGCAGCAAAGGGATAGGTATGGCAAAGAAGGTAAAGGAAGAGCAGAGAGACTCGCACAGGAAGAGAGGGGCTCTCTATTGGGGCAGTATCATCGTATTCGCCATCATCGTGGTGTCGTTCATCTTCGTGGGAGTGCCATCCGCAGGTGTGGGATCGCAGACGAAGATCGTGTACGGAAAGTACGCAGGGATGCCCGTGGAACAACTCCCTCAGATGCCCTACACCTATTTTCAGCGTGAAATCGAACGGCTTTCCGACCAGATCCGTCAGCAGAACGTCACTGCCGAGCAAAGTCAGTTTCTCACCTATCAGATACTCAGGACCGCGTTCAACAATACGGTATTCCACCTCGCCGCTCTGAAGCTCGCCCAGGACGCAGGGCTTCATGTGTCCTCGAAGGCCCTCGATCGCGCGGTGATGAGAGAGTACACGGAAGACGGGGAATTCAGCGAGGATCGCTATCTGGCCACTCCGCCCGCCGAACGGCATCAGATCCGCAAGTTCTACCGGGAGACCATCCTCTCCCAGCAAGTGGTGAACGATCTCGTGTTCGGGAATGTGGTTTCAGAGGCCGAGCGCTCGTTCATAGCCGAGATGAACTATCCCCAACGCAAGATCCGCTATCTCGTCTATGATTTCGACGAGTATCCCGAGACCGAGGCGAAGGCATACGGGGAGGCTCATCCCGATCTCTTCAAGACCATGGAGCTGAGTCGCATCACCGTCACCTCGAGCCAGATAGAAGCGGAGAAACTCTACCAGACCCTCCTCAAGGAGCCCGAACGGTTCGAAGAGCTTGCACGCGCCTCTTCACGGGATCCGAATGCCTCGCAAGGTGGGAAGATGGGGGTGGTCCGGTATGCCGACCTCAAGGACCTCCTCTCGGAGGACGATCTCGTCACCATCTTCTCCATGAAGAAAGGAGACATCCTGGGCGTCTTCACCACGCTTTCCGGAGCGTGGGTGATCGTGCGTTGTGACAGGGAAGCCGAGGCCCCTGATCTGACGAGGAAGGATACCCTCGACTATATCAAGAACTACCTCCTCAGCTACGAGCGGAACATCGTGGAGGAGTACTTCTCCACCAAGGCCTCGGCGCTCCGCGCAGCGCAGTCCCTGGAGGAGTTCGAGGCCATGGCACGTGACCAGGGCAAGACGCCGGGATCCACCGGCTACTTTGCGATCAACTACGGGAATCTCGAGATTTTCCCCTCGCCTGTGGCGAACACCGATGACGGGAACATCCTTCAGGCGGCCGTCTACAGCGAGAGCTTTTTCGAACGCGTGTTCTCCACCCCCGTGGGAGGCGTGACGGACCCGGTGAACCTTCAAGGAGGGCTTCTCGTCGCCTTCATAGAAGCCGAAAAGACAGAATCGGAAGACGATGACACCTTCTCCCGCGATTTCTATTCGTACTTCGCACAGCGGTTCATGCAAGGGGACGTGGTGAACCTCCTCGTGGACAAGGATCTCCTCGAGGACAGGTTCAACGAAGTGTTCGTGCGCTATTTCCAGGGCCAATGAGGAACGAGGGAGAGAGGGACCTCGAGATCGTTCCCACCGACGAGGGGGAGGGGCTCAGATACAGAGGTATTTCTCTCTATCATCCTGAAGCACCGAAGAGCCGCGCCGGGCAGAAAGCCCGGCGCGTTCCTCTCTCTCCACATACCCTCTATGTGATCATCTCACCGCTCTTCTGGTACGGTGTGGAGGAACTCGTCTCCCGTCTCCCTCCATCGAGCACCCT includes these proteins:
- a CDS encoding DeoR family transcriptional regulator, with product MPKMNQQESDTLEFKRQWTDRLNERQIQAVLYVKEHGKITNREFRALTRISDEGGRRDLNRLVELGILEPHGKGRSTYYALRRVGD
- a CDS encoding nucleotidyltransferase family protein — protein: MRLKIDIPEAEIAAFCRRYRVRRLSLFGSVVRGNFGPESDVDVLVEFEPEARMGFLTLSRMARELSAILGRPVDLVPRSGLKPAIRDAILREEQVIYAS
- a CDS encoding HepT-like ribonuclease domain-containing protein, whose amino-acid sequence is MRPERLYLIDIVEAADAIARFLADVDEETSMQDELRQRAVLQKVVVIGEAAARLPAEFKSRHPEIPWPDIVAFRNIAVHEYFAVDWRIVWITATQEVPELRRRILFLLEKIGDD
- a CDS encoding peptidylprolyl isomerase; amino-acid sequence: MAKKVKEEQRDSHRKRGALYWGSIIVFAIIVVSFIFVGVPSAGVGSQTKIVYGKYAGMPVEQLPQMPYTYFQREIERLSDQIRQQNVTAEQSQFLTYQILRTAFNNTVFHLAALKLAQDAGLHVSSKALDRAVMREYTEDGEFSEDRYLATPPAERHQIRKFYRETILSQQVVNDLVFGNVVSEAERSFIAEMNYPQRKIRYLVYDFDEYPETEAKAYGEAHPDLFKTMELSRITVTSSQIEAEKLYQTLLKEPERFEELARASSRDPNASQGGKMGVVRYADLKDLLSEDDLVTIFSMKKGDILGVFTTLSGAWVIVRCDREAEAPDLTRKDTLDYIKNYLLSYERNIVEEYFSTKASALRAAQSLEEFEAMARDQGKTPGSTGYFAINYGNLEIFPSPVANTDDGNILQAAVYSESFFERVFSTPVGGVTDPVNLQGGLLVAFIEAEKTESEDDDTFSRDFYSYFAQRFMQGDVVNLLVDKDLLEDRFNEVFVRYFQGQ